A single genomic interval of Juglans regia cultivar Chandler chromosome 1, Walnut 2.0, whole genome shotgun sequence harbors:
- the LOC109008586 gene encoding auxin-binding protein ABP20-like: MITPIIFIFSLLLSSSHAAVQDFCVADLSLPESPAGYACKKPAAVTVTDFVFSGLGIAGNTSNIIKAAVTPAFATQFPGVNGLGISLARLDLAVGGVVPFHTHPGGSEVLLVVQGTLCAGFVSSANTVYIKTLKKGDIMVFPQGLLHFQINSGGSQALAFVSFSSATPGLQILDYVLFANNLPTEVIAATTFLDAAQIKKLKGALGGTG; this comes from the coding sequence ATGATTACTCCAATTATCTTCATCTTTTCCCTCCTCCTTTCCTCCTCCCATGCAGCTGTGCAAGACTTCTGTGTAGCTGACCTCTCTCTTCCTGAAAGCCCTGCTGGCTACGCTTGCAAGAAGCCTGCAGCTGTGACTGTGACTGATTTTGTCTTCTCTGGCCTAGGCATTGCAGGCAACACCTCCAACATTATCAAAGCGGCTGTGACTCCTGCATTTGCCACACAATTTCCTGGTGTGAACGGCCTTGGAATTTCCTTGGCTCGCTTGGACCTGGCTGTGGGTGGGGTCGTGCCATTTCACACCCATCCTGGAGGTTCAGAAGTTCTTCTTGTTGTGCAGGGAACACTCTGTGCTGGGTTCGTTTCCTCAGCGAATACTGTTTACATCAAGACTCTTAAAAAGGGTGACATCATGGTTTTCCCTCAAGGATTACTGCATTTTCAGATAAATTCCGGAGGTTCTCAGGCTCTTGCATTTGTCAGCTTCAGCAGTGCAACCCCGGGTCTCCAGATTCTGGATTACGTACTGTTTGCAAACAACTTGCCCACTGAAGTGATAGCCGCAACTACTTTCCTTGATGCTGCTCAGATTAAGAAGCTTAAAGGTGCTCTTGGTGGAACTGGTTGA